A segment of the bacterium genome:
GGTCGAGATCGACGCCGCGGCCCTGGCCACGGCGCCACTCGCAGCCCAGCCGGAGTTGGCGCTGCCGCTGCTCTACCAGGACGAGGCATTGATCGCCCTGGACAAACCGCCGGGCATGCCGGCAATGGCCCTGCGCTCCGACGATCGCGATACCGCGGCCAACTTCCTCGTCGCGATCGCCCCCGAAAGCGCCGTCGCTGGAGGCTCGCCGCTCGAAGCGGGACTCGTCCACCGGCTCGACACCGGCACCTCCGGCGTGCTCTTGGCCGCACGCACGGCGGTCGCCTGGCGCGACCTGCGCGGGCAGTTCCACCGCGGCCAGGTCGAGAAACACTACCTCGCATGGGTGGACGGTGACGTCGCCCGTGCCGCCACGCGGCGCGAACCCATCGCCCACGACCCGCGCCGGCCGCGCTCGATGCGCGTCTGCTTCGACCCGCAGCAGGCGCGCGCGCTCGCCGGGCGCCCCGCCCTCACCCACTTCCGGCCGCTGGCGC
Coding sequences within it:
- a CDS encoding RluA family pseudouridine synthase, encoding MPAPPAPGARQIRCDADGTRLDRLVAERGGGMTRRRTAAIIAAGAVRVNGRRARKGQLLRRGDVVEIDAAALATAPLAAQPELALPLLYQDEALIALDKPPGMPAMALRSDDRDTAANFLVAIAPESAVAGGSPLEAGLVHRLDTGTSGVLLAARTAVAWRDLRGQFHRGQVEKHYLAWVDGDVARAATRREPIAHDPRRPRSMRVCFDPQQARALAGRPALTHFRPLARRGDMTLLAVEITTGVRHQIRVHLAAIGHPIRGDALYGGSPAPRLMLHAATLVVRHPTSGGRLRIESPPPTSFAAPA